The proteins below come from a single Parcubacteria group bacterium genomic window:
- a CDS encoding HIT family protein, which produces MANYKNKTDVGECIFCEIAKGKIKPLGDSLIWEDKNYMAWLSPFPNTEGFAMIIPKKHYASDVLKMDDKALANFILAAKKVAKLLEDYFKDVGRVGLIMEGTGIDHAHIKLVPMHGTGHMKKGIWKRYNSEKSEYFKKYAGYLSSADGPMADFKKLKKMAEKIKTSI; this is translated from the coding sequence ATGGCAAACTACAAAAACAAAACAGACGTGGGTGAATGCATCTTTTGCGAAATCGCCAAAGGTAAAATCAAACCCTTAGGTGATAGTTTGATTTGGGAGGATAAAAACTATATGGCTTGGCTGTCTCCTTTTCCCAATACGGAAGGATTTGCGATGATTATTCCCAAAAAGCATTACGCTAGCGACGTCTTGAAAATGGATGACAAGGCTTTGGCAAATTTTATCCTAGCCGCCAAGAAAGTAGCAAAACTTTTGGAAGATTATTTTAAAGACGTTGGTCGAGTTGGACTCATTATGGAAGGCACCGGAATAGACCATGCACACATCAAGCTTGTTCCAATGCACGGAACGGGGCATATGAAAAAAGGTATTTGGAAACGGTATAACAGTGAAAAATCTGAATATTTTAAAAAATATGCCGGCTATCTGAGTTCAGCTGATGGCCCGATGGCGGATTTTAAAAAATTAAAAAAAATGGCGGAGAAAATAAAAACTTCAATTTAA
- a CDS encoding DUF1653 domain-containing protein, with protein MKLGKYKHYKGGIIEVIAVAHHSETLEEMVVYRALYECRTFGKGSVWVRPKQMFLENVIVDGKETPRFKLINE; from the coding sequence ATGAAACTAGGAAAATATAAACATTATAAGGGTGGCATCATTGAAGTTATCGCCGTCGCTCATCATAGCGAGACACTGGAAGAGATGGTCGTATATAGGGCACTATACGAATGTAGAACTTTTGGAAAAGGTTCCGTATGGGTGCGGCCCAAGCAGATGTTTTTGGAAAACGTGATAGTTGATGGGAAAGAAACTCCTAGATTTAAATTGATAAATGAATAA
- a CDS encoding DUF523 domain-containing protein — MKLCSACLLGIKCRYDGSDKANEKVLALAKKETLVPVCPEQLRGLLTPREQTEIRGDRVFTKSGVDVTANFKIGAEQVLKIAKARGITTAILKQKSPSCGCGKIYDGTFSGVMIEGDGVMTKLLKKNGIEVLTEDDLY; from the coding sequence ATGAAACTTTGCAGCGCATGCCTTTTGGGTATAAAATGTCGTTACGATGGCAGTGATAAGGCCAATGAAAAAGTTTTGGCTTTGGCTAAAAAAGAAACTTTGGTTCCGGTTTGTCCTGAGCAGTTGAGGGGGCTTTTGACTCCGCGGGAGCAAACTGAGATAAGAGGCGATCGGGTTTTCACAAAAAGCGGGGTTGATGTGACGGCTAATTTCAAAATCGGTGCCGAGCAGGTTTTGAAGATTGCTAAAGCCAGAGGAATTACAACTGCCATTTTGAAGCAAAAAAGTCCATCCTGTGGATGTGGAAAAATTTATGACGGCACTTTTTCCGGCGTTATGATTGAGGGTGACGGAGTGATGACAAAACTGCTCAAGAAAAATGGCATTGAAGTTTTGACGGAAGATGATTTATACTAA
- a CDS encoding ATP-binding protein: MKKRLVFSKILGQQNSQKASIIIGPRQVGKTTILKELHRQLGGIFFDVDIFSDYEQVATYEKAIATFKTNGYEEKQKNFFYVFLDEFQRYVDLSRVIKSVHDHHSNIKIYATGSSSLEIKNSIQESLAGRKIITHVYPLSFEEFLYFKDRSELIAKINQLPKVQTGDYFSPMREAYALLEEFLVFGGYPDVVLSKTIEEKKEALRSIFDLYIKKDFAEYVRMEKLRNASQLMKILAINHGQTANYAKYGAAAEISTETVQNYLAILQETYIISILRPYFTNKNKEISKMPKIYFLDNGVRNYFLGNFSSVDARSDAGFLFEGFYVSELIKKGVDPETIKYYRTKSGEEIDILLDAAPALIPIEIKFKKNTSAKDISAVKRFVEKNKLLVGYVVTIGQLKKIEKIEIIDCFRKI; this comes from the coding sequence ATGAAAAAAAGGCTTGTTTTCAGTAAAATATTGGGTCAACAGAATTCCCAAAAGGCTTCAATTATCATTGGACCCCGGCAAGTGGGGAAAACGACAATTCTGAAAGAACTGCACCGACAGTTGGGAGGAATTTTTTTTGATGTGGATATTTTTTCAGATTATGAGCAAGTAGCGACCTACGAAAAAGCTATCGCCACTTTCAAGACAAACGGTTATGAGGAAAAACAGAAAAATTTCTTCTATGTTTTTTTGGATGAATTCCAACGTTACGTTGATTTATCGCGAGTGATAAAATCCGTCCACGATCACCACAGTAATATTAAAATATATGCTACCGGATCATCATCATTGGAAATAAAAAATTCAATTCAAGAAAGTTTGGCAGGACGAAAAATAATCACCCATGTCTATCCACTGAGTTTTGAGGAATTTTTGTACTTTAAGGATAGGTCTGAGCTTATTGCAAAAATAAACCAACTCCCAAAAGTACAAACGGGAGACTACTTCTCTCCAATGCGCGAAGCCTATGCTTTGCTGGAAGAATTTTTAGTCTTTGGTGGATATCCGGATGTCGTTTTGTCCAAAACTATTGAAGAAAAAAAAGAGGCACTGCGTTCCATTTTTGATCTCTATATTAAAAAGGATTTTGCCGAATATGTCAGAATGGAAAAGTTAAGAAATGCCAGTCAGCTCATGAAAATTTTAGCCATCAATCATGGGCAGACGGCGAACTATGCCAAGTATGGAGCGGCAGCGGAGATAAGCACAGAAACCGTGCAAAATTATTTGGCTATTTTGCAAGAGACATATATTATTTCAATTCTGCGTCCATATTTTACCAACAAAAACAAGGAAATTTCTAAAATGCCCAAAATTTATTTTCTTGATAATGGCGTGCGAAATTATTTTTTGGGAAATTTTTCTTCAGTTGACGCGCGTTCTGACGCGGGATTTCTCTTTGAAGGATTTTATGTTTCCGAGCTGATTAAAAAAGGAGTGGATCCAGAAACGATTAAATATTATCGCACAAAAAGTGGGGAAGAAATTGATATCTTGCTTGACGCGGCTCCCGCGCTTATCCCAATAGAGATTAAATTCAAAAAAAACACCAGCGCAAAGGATATCTCTGCAGTCAAGCGTTTTGTGGAAAAGAATAAACTTCTCGTTGGCTATGTTGTTACAATTGGACAACTGAAAAAAATAGAAAAGATTGAAATAATTGATTGTTTCAGAAAAATTTAG